From uncultured Desulfobacter sp., the proteins below share one genomic window:
- a CDS encoding DUF4157 domain-containing protein, protein MHMGVMARARHSEGVAIPFAGPVQTKVTLGQTGDRYEREADTVADRVTAGQPAPEISRIPPGGLRAQSQADEVDTTSEEQEPVLDESGDSVQEQAEARPDEENSDSDIQEKGSIQFQPDSEDTPSEEQDSQTSAQDEEDISSSQAVQQQGEDGESADTGETGSEENNIEQENEESGENSRRASEEIGCGDESGGREEESGSGGESEGSCGAAPQGGVEDQAGGSEGGEAAEQSDAEAAGEEASGETSEASSGESECNVDAQRQTDETADDDGQEGSRTPVQEQSDDSSQTPADEEPSVQQMSIQFNGEDDQDSTQVKENEEESSQTMAVQSKDDEIQEQDEEDTHGSSIAQTKSNRSRDERFRRKREAIAGRAINNRRPGEPLNAGVRTPLENALGYDLGHVRLHTGSGARDTNKELKSKAFTHKNHIWLGPGQSPTNMKLLAHEMTHVVQQGGAQNRNVSAVSAPSSTGERQNHEERGVSSTRGSNSGPGTSTALPPSINKSKAPVSPGVENTETVHKAGIALPGTSEHITSLPPQREIPAESETETSAIPDTVEEDAALSTAETVPALTGEPDDVSPFTGKETKAEAMASPEVKKASEKKPVVSPVDKAKAKEKASKEAPAVPIPENDPKYKAVIGRLEKQSRQEKSHDPAPEKVAVARVAAIPPANDRRSRAQAGQVEIMDKQEAKKTSKDDFLSLLRKALEEIAPSNMEETEEFKKKGKAGQLKTTLNKKVTQQKEDSSKDIASATAVEPDPATVEAKEVIPIPSDPANPKKRNFRSKDILPDPKPEADISAEHNKKKAEHLMAENDIDEEQLERANEPQFSDALKAKKGLDEHADQIPEAYREEEQHYLENAGEEVEAEEKSAKSAMRLKRDSSKSKVKIRQQKAKKKEEEERRKVADQIQGMYEETRKKVENKLKTLDNDVNNLFDAGEKCARDQFESYVDRRMSIYKYDRYLNKFGGGALWLKDKILGMPDEVNQFYEEGRDRYISDMDAVLVKISDTVETRLKEAKDEILNGKNKIREYIDDLPKNLKKAGREAEKNVSSQFNDLEEGVDSKKQELAQSMAKRYQESRKKLDGRIEEFKKENQGLLDAFIGKIKEIIEILRNFKNRIMSLMNQGGDAARKIVKDPGKFLDNLGAALKKGFNQFSGNFFKHLKAAFINWLFGTMSKTGIEIPSEFSFKGVFGIMLQVMGITKDWIRSRVVKHIGAKNVERIEKAWSVVSTLISGGVGGLWEKAKEFLSDLKDKLFDTIQNWLITQIVKQAILWVLSLLNPVSALLKIIKMIYDVIMFFVENIDRILQLVKAVIQSIGQIVAGNIKGAANWIENAMARILPIIISFLARLLGIGGIANKIKSFIMKVQKKVRGVIDKILKKIVGGIKKIIVKGKAVGKAAYKKGKKVAKKVKDFIFPKLPFKAGGKTQTLMVEKKGAKAKWVVKSSPGTEVQEYVWKFGPRIIGIADKKKQAEAKKEYDNNTKWLAKNAEDKLDDLFASPKEKSKKRGGITAVSKKLVASIKKLWVLLGAKRYLRAGECEMVEPYAQLPRTAGMHRNHIPQQGIMWRIKDWINTYLKRRKDRPQRHIHARATLTGLGVKYIDLGKYTKSKGICIIMEANRHKATRTYAKLPEAAELEIKRGESRDEEKQIRDQKIKDFVHTVKDEFKKDKEDVRAIYSGNRGLPKVSDPEGRVGKGIRKVTKQNKETWGNFLGG, encoded by the coding sequence ATGCATATGGGTGTTATGGCACGGGCGCGCCATAGTGAGGGTGTTGCTATTCCATTTGCCGGACCGGTTCAGACCAAGGTCACCTTGGGTCAAACAGGGGATCGTTATGAACGTGAAGCTGACACTGTGGCAGATCGTGTCACAGCTGGACAACCCGCACCTGAGATTTCACGTATCCCACCGGGCGGATTACGGGCACAGAGCCAAGCAGATGAGGTCGATACAACATCAGAAGAACAAGAACCCGTCCTTGATGAAAGCGGTGATTCTGTCCAGGAACAGGCTGAAGCCCGTCCAGATGAAGAAAATTCGGATTCGGATATTCAGGAGAAGGGATCAATACAATTCCAGCCGGATTCAGAGGATACACCGTCCGAAGAACAGGATTCACAGACAAGCGCTCAAGATGAGGAAGACATATCATCTTCCCAGGCAGTCCAGCAGCAGGGTGAAGATGGGGAAAGCGCAGACACTGGAGAAACTGGATCTGAAGAGAATAATATAGAACAGGAGAATGAAGAATCCGGAGAAAACAGCCGCCGAGCATCTGAGGAAATCGGCTGTGGTGACGAATCCGGGGGCAGGGAGGAAGAAAGCGGCTCGGGCGGTGAATCCGAGGGTAGTTGCGGTGCTGCACCCCAGGGTGGTGTTGAAGATCAGGCAGGCGGATCCGAGGGCGGTGAAGCTGCTGAACAAAGCGACGCAGAGGCAGCAGGAGAAGAGGCTTCGGGGGAAACCTCTGAAGCGAGCAGTGGAGAAAGTGAATGCAATGTAGATGCCCAGAGACAAACTGACGAGACGGCAGACGATGATGGACAGGAGGGGAGCCGGACACCTGTTCAGGAGCAGTCAGATGACAGCTCACAGACCCCGGCGGATGAAGAACCCTCCGTACAGCAAATGAGCATCCAATTCAATGGAGAAGATGATCAGGATTCTACGCAGGTTAAAGAGAATGAAGAAGAATCTTCACAGACCATGGCAGTGCAGTCCAAAGATGATGAGATACAGGAGCAGGATGAAGAAGATACACATGGATCATCCATTGCTCAGACTAAATCAAACCGGAGCAGAGATGAGCGGTTCCGCAGAAAAAGAGAGGCGATTGCTGGTCGTGCCATCAATAACAGGCGTCCCGGAGAACCGTTAAATGCCGGTGTTCGAACACCCCTGGAGAACGCACTGGGTTATGACCTTGGCCACGTGCGCCTGCACACCGGATCCGGGGCGCGTGACACCAATAAAGAGTTAAAGTCGAAAGCCTTTACCCACAAAAATCATATCTGGCTTGGTCCCGGCCAGTCACCAACGAACATGAAACTGCTTGCCCATGAAATGACTCATGTGGTGCAACAGGGGGGCGCACAGAACCGAAATGTTTCTGCAGTGTCCGCACCATCTTCTACCGGTGAACGGCAGAATCACGAAGAGAGGGGTGTATCATCAACACGGGGATCCAATAGCGGACCAGGCACATCTACGGCATTGCCACCATCCATCAATAAAAGTAAGGCGCCTGTATCACCAGGAGTTGAGAATACGGAAACTGTCCACAAAGCAGGCATTGCCTTGCCGGGAACTTCAGAACATATCACTTCCTTACCTCCCCAAAGAGAGATCCCGGCGGAATCAGAAACAGAAACGTCTGCAATACCGGATACCGTTGAAGAAGATGCTGCGTTGTCTACAGCAGAAACTGTGCCCGCATTGACCGGAGAGCCGGATGATGTATCTCCTTTCACCGGAAAGGAGACAAAAGCTGAAGCCATGGCTTCACCTGAAGTTAAAAAGGCATCCGAAAAGAAACCTGTTGTGTCCCCTGTGGATAAGGCCAAAGCTAAAGAAAAGGCGTCTAAAGAAGCACCTGCCGTACCTATCCCGGAAAATGATCCCAAATACAAAGCGGTTATAGGGCGTCTTGAAAAACAATCCCGTCAGGAAAAATCACATGATCCGGCACCCGAAAAAGTTGCGGTTGCCAGGGTCGCCGCAATACCGCCCGCAAATGACCGTAGAAGCCGGGCACAGGCCGGCCAGGTTGAGATTATGGATAAACAGGAAGCCAAAAAAACTTCAAAGGATGACTTCCTGAGCCTGCTTCGTAAGGCGTTAGAGGAGATAGCGCCAAGTAATATGGAGGAAACCGAGGAATTCAAGAAAAAAGGTAAAGCCGGTCAGCTAAAGACGACCTTAAATAAAAAAGTAACCCAGCAAAAAGAGGATTCCAGTAAAGATATAGCGTCAGCCACTGCTGTAGAGCCGGATCCAGCAACTGTCGAAGCAAAGGAGGTGATACCGATTCCCTCTGATCCGGCGAACCCTAAAAAGCGAAATTTCAGATCAAAGGATATTCTACCCGATCCAAAACCTGAAGCAGACATTTCAGCTGAACACAACAAGAAAAAGGCTGAACACCTCATGGCTGAAAATGATATTGACGAAGAACAGCTCGAACGTGCCAATGAGCCGCAATTCAGTGATGCACTAAAGGCAAAAAAAGGATTGGATGAACACGCAGATCAAATACCGGAAGCTTACCGGGAGGAGGAGCAACACTATCTCGAAAACGCCGGAGAAGAAGTAGAAGCCGAAGAAAAATCAGCCAAATCAGCCATGCGGTTGAAAAGAGACTCAAGTAAATCAAAGGTTAAAATACGTCAGCAGAAGGCCAAAAAGAAAGAAGAAGAAGAGCGTCGGAAGGTTGCCGATCAGATCCAGGGCATGTACGAAGAGACCAGGAAAAAAGTGGAGAATAAACTCAAAACACTGGATAATGATGTTAACAATCTTTTTGATGCTGGGGAAAAATGCGCTCGGGATCAATTTGAATCATATGTCGATCGACGCATGTCTATATATAAATATGACCGTTACCTTAATAAATTTGGCGGCGGCGCTTTATGGCTCAAAGATAAAATCCTTGGTATGCCGGACGAGGTCAACCAATTCTATGAGGAAGGCCGGGATAGATATATAAGCGACATGGATGCCGTACTGGTAAAAATATCGGATACGGTCGAGACCAGATTAAAAGAGGCTAAGGATGAAATCTTAAACGGAAAGAATAAAATCAGGGAATACATTGATGACCTGCCAAAAAATTTAAAAAAGGCAGGCAGGGAGGCTGAGAAAAACGTTTCTTCCCAATTTAACGATCTCGAAGAGGGGGTAGACTCAAAAAAACAGGAGCTTGCCCAGAGCATGGCCAAGCGTTACCAGGAGTCACGCAAAAAACTTGACGGAAGAATCGAAGAATTTAAGAAAGAAAATCAGGGGCTTCTGGATGCGTTTATCGGTAAGATCAAGGAAATAATAGAGATCCTGCGTAATTTTAAAAACCGGATAATGTCTTTAATGAACCAGGGGGGAGATGCTGCAAGAAAAATTGTCAAAGATCCGGGTAAATTTCTTGATAACCTTGGTGCCGCTTTAAAAAAGGGATTTAATCAGTTTTCCGGTAATTTTTTCAAACATCTCAAGGCCGCATTTATCAACTGGTTGTTTGGTACGATGTCAAAGACCGGTATAGAAATTCCTTCGGAATTTTCATTTAAAGGCGTATTTGGAATAATGCTGCAGGTTATGGGCATTACAAAAGATTGGATCCGGTCTCGTGTTGTAAAGCATATCGGGGCTAAAAATGTCGAGAGGATCGAAAAAGCCTGGTCGGTTGTTTCAACTCTGATTTCCGGCGGAGTTGGCGGCCTCTGGGAAAAAGCAAAAGAATTTCTCAGTGATTTGAAAGACAAACTTTTTGACACCATCCAGAACTGGTTGATCACCCAAATTGTGAAGCAGGCGATTTTATGGGTATTGAGCTTACTGAATCCGGTCTCAGCTCTCCTTAAAATAATTAAAATGATCTACGATGTCATTATGTTCTTTGTGGAAAACATTGACCGGATTCTACAGCTTGTGAAAGCCGTCATCCAGTCAATTGGCCAGATTGTGGCCGGCAATATCAAAGGAGCTGCCAACTGGATTGAAAACGCCATGGCAAGAATTCTTCCCATCATCATCAGCTTTCTGGCACGATTGCTCGGCATTGGTGGTATAGCCAATAAAATAAAGTCGTTCATTATGAAGGTACAGAAAAAGGTAAGAGGCGTTATCGATAAAATACTTAAGAAAATTGTTGGTGGTATAAAAAAGATTATTGTTAAGGGGAAGGCTGTAGGTAAGGCGGCTTATAAAAAGGGGAAGAAGGTAGCCAAAAAAGTGAAAGACTTCATTTTCCCAAAGCTCCCGTTTAAAGCAGGTGGCAAAACGCAAACGCTAATGGTCGAAAAAAAGGGTGCTAAAGCGAAATGGGTCGTTAAGAGCAGCCCAGGCACTGAAGTTCAGGAATATGTCTGGAAGTTTGGACCTAGAATAATAGGAATAGCTGACAAGAAAAAGCAGGCAGAAGCAAAGAAAGAGTATGATAATAATACCAAATGGTTAGCAAAAAATGCAGAAGATAAATTAGATGATTTGTTTGCTTCTCCAAAAGAGAAGTCAAAAAAAAGAGGTGGTATAACTGCTGTTTCTAAGAAACTTGTAGCTTCAATCAAGAAATTATGGGTGTTGCTAGGAGCTAAACGGTATCTCAGGGCGGGCGAGTGTGAAATGGTGGAGCCATATGCGCAGCTCCCACGAACGGCAGGCATGCACCGCAACCATATCCCTCAGCAAGGAATTATGTGGAGGATTAAAGATTGGATTAATACCTACCTTAAGCGTCGGAAGGATCGCCCCCAGCGCCATATACATGCTAGGGCAACACTCACGGGTCTAGGAGTAAAATATATCGACTTAGGGAAATACACAAAGTCAAAAGGAATTTGCATAATAATGGAGGCTAATCGCCATAAAGCGACAAGGACCTATGCCAAGCTTCCAGAAGCAGCAGAGCTTGAAATTAAACGGGGCGAGTCCCGTGATGAAGAGAAACAGATCCGGGACCAAAAAATAAAGGACTTTGTGCACACAGTGAAGGATGAGTTCAAAAAAGACAAGGAAGACGTGCGAGCAATCTACTCTGGGAATAGGGGGCTTCCCAAGGTTTCGGATCCGGAAGGAAGGGTAGGGAAGGGAATTAGGAAGGTTACAAAGCAGAACAAGGAAACATGGGGTAACTTTCTGGGGGGGTAA
- a CDS encoding glycosyltransferase family 2 protein: MAEHLPNNLHFEMVSCIMPTADRRRFIPASIRHFQAQTYLHKELVILDDGTPPVEDLIPDDPQIRYFYEAENLTLGAKRNRLCELAQGDIIAHWDDDDWYAPQRLELQVEALIRNRTELCGIERLFYYDILKNAAYEYQCKSSTRNWFSLLCYRRSLWLKIRFSNIQVGSDTRFLWHVDKNQMAVIENDGLNVCLIHKTNVSPKRTTGYHWRSIDVSIIRRILGDDWQYWDSHHAGIASASNTLKRKPRAIGWEVIIPTYNRPALLLSLLKDLMREADTGVPINVRIYDDASTQDYGIIRKLVQDRGWHFHSLDQHHGKHRYWQLIDQAFVQTRFCDPDAMFLFIHDDYRLEEDFFTKALRTWRAIKDPRKLTLTLSVDSARRAAPCWTGVDPTRSGQVWKIQWVDGNFIADQRFFRALSFRVPPVSADRWFKDPTLSSGVGRNLSVYLAGAGFNLYRTHRNIAHHQDGPSMLHCVDLVNSPSSEQNVFKTSTKIVRNNSHRYKWVVVIMTYERPLRLLDLLNDIQREQRLGHKVDVRVYNDASQKDYAAPIAHIQRNRWLYRCAGQNHGKHCYWRWINHVYAELKDIDQNTLVVFLQDDVRLCRDFFDKAENQWQSIRDSHKATLTLLVDSQREGRSCWTGFKPRRNNKVWQTQWVDQLFMADRRFLEAIHFRIESISSRRWQFNPDLSSGVGQQLSTQLHRAGWKMYCVNQSLIAHIDHPSLMNGELRKRESMKTVRFIDGAAALDKLVRPQTVIASLATIPQRQIQLQQVTRDLLPQVDLLRIYLNNYDKIPAFLSHTKIEVALGSQHGDLKDAGKFFWNGHKAGYHLSCDDDFFYPPNYVARLLGAVERYDKAAVVGFHGIVLKSIVRSYYRDRIVYHFSQSLETDRIVHIVGTGCAAWHSDRFEVGPEEIPQPNMTDIWLGRLCQQKKIPVVAVAHATGWLKAQPVSDSIFNRFADDDGLPTKLINSQEDWFLMPRITSGWRFPATA, translated from the coding sequence ATGGCAGAGCACTTACCCAATAACCTGCATTTTGAAATGGTTTCGTGCATTATGCCTACTGCAGACCGGCGGCGGTTTATACCTGCGTCAATACGCCATTTCCAAGCCCAAACTTACCTCCATAAAGAGTTGGTCATCTTGGATGATGGAACCCCCCCCGTAGAAGATCTGATTCCTGATGATCCCCAAATCCGGTACTTTTATGAGGCCGAAAACCTCACATTGGGAGCCAAACGCAACCGGCTGTGCGAGCTTGCTCAAGGTGACATTATTGCCCATTGGGATGATGATGATTGGTATGCCCCCCAACGCCTTGAGCTGCAGGTGGAGGCTTTGATAAGGAACCGAACTGAATTATGCGGTATTGAGCGATTGTTTTACTATGATATTCTAAAAAATGCTGCCTATGAATATCAATGCAAAAGTAGCACTCGAAATTGGTTTAGCCTACTTTGTTACCGACGGAGCCTATGGCTCAAAATTCGATTTTCCAATATCCAGGTAGGCTCGGACACGCGCTTTTTATGGCATGTGGACAAGAATCAAATGGCTGTTATAGAAAATGACGGTTTGAACGTCTGCCTCATTCACAAAACCAATGTTTCACCTAAACGTACAACTGGATATCATTGGCGATCTATTGATGTTAGCATAATTAGACGCATTCTGGGTGATGATTGGCAGTATTGGGACTCACATCATGCCGGGATTGCCAGCGCAAGTAATACACTAAAACGAAAGCCTCGTGCAATTGGCTGGGAAGTCATCATTCCAACATACAACAGGCCCGCACTTCTGTTATCTCTTTTAAAAGACCTGATGAGGGAAGCTGACACGGGAGTGCCGATCAATGTTCGTATTTATGACGATGCCTCAACCCAGGATTATGGCATCATTCGAAAACTTGTCCAGGACAGGGGCTGGCATTTTCACTCTTTAGACCAGCACCATGGCAAACATCGTTATTGGCAGTTGATAGACCAGGCTTTTGTTCAAACGAGGTTCTGTGATCCAGATGCTATGTTCCTTTTTATCCATGACGACTACCGCCTTGAAGAAGATTTTTTCACAAAAGCGCTTCGAACTTGGCGTGCCATCAAAGATCCGCGCAAGTTGACCCTTACACTGTCGGTGGATTCGGCACGTCGTGCTGCACCGTGTTGGACCGGCGTTGATCCAACCAGAAGCGGCCAGGTTTGGAAGATCCAATGGGTAGACGGCAATTTTATTGCCGATCAACGCTTTTTCAGAGCTTTAAGTTTCCGGGTGCCTCCGGTCAGTGCTGATCGTTGGTTCAAGGATCCGACTTTGAGCAGCGGGGTAGGGCGCAATCTTTCCGTTTACCTGGCCGGTGCCGGATTCAATCTATACCGAACTCACCGAAACATAGCCCACCACCAGGACGGGCCTTCAATGCTGCACTGCGTTGACCTGGTGAACAGTCCGTCATCAGAGCAAAACGTGTTCAAAACCAGTACCAAAATCGTTCGGAATAATTCTCATAGATATAAATGGGTTGTTGTCATCATGACCTATGAACGCCCTTTGAGACTGCTGGACCTGCTTAACGACATCCAGAGGGAACAGAGGTTAGGTCACAAGGTTGATGTCCGTGTCTACAATGATGCCAGCCAAAAGGATTACGCGGCTCCGATTGCCCACATCCAACGCAACAGATGGCTCTACCGCTGCGCTGGGCAAAACCACGGCAAACATTGTTACTGGCGGTGGATCAACCATGTATACGCTGAACTAAAAGACATTGACCAAAATACCTTGGTGGTCTTTTTACAGGACGATGTGCGTCTTTGCAGGGACTTTTTCGACAAGGCCGAAAATCAGTGGCAAAGCATCCGGGACTCCCACAAAGCAACCTTAACTCTGTTGGTAGACTCCCAACGGGAGGGCCGCTCATGCTGGACAGGCTTCAAACCGCGGCGAAATAATAAAGTATGGCAGACCCAGTGGGTGGATCAGTTGTTCATGGCAGATCGGCGTTTTCTTGAAGCCATTCATTTCAGAATCGAATCCATTTCATCTCGGCGTTGGCAGTTCAATCCTGACCTGAGTTCCGGTGTCGGGCAACAGCTTTCTACCCAATTGCATCGTGCCGGATGGAAGATGTATTGCGTGAATCAGAGCCTGATAGCCCATATCGATCATCCATCTTTAATGAACGGTGAGCTGCGTAAACGTGAAAGCATGAAGACCGTCCGTTTTATCGATGGAGCAGCAGCCTTGGATAAACTGGTTCGGCCTCAGACGGTAATAGCATCTTTGGCCACTATTCCCCAACGTCAGATTCAGTTACAACAGGTGACCAGGGATCTCTTGCCTCAGGTGGATCTGTTACGGATCTACTTAAATAACTACGATAAAATCCCGGCCTTTCTTTCTCATACAAAGATAGAAGTTGCATTAGGCTCACAACACGGAGATTTAAAAGATGCCGGAAAATTTTTTTGGAATGGTCATAAAGCCGGGTATCATTTGAGTTGCGACGATGACTTTTTTTACCCCCCGAACTATGTGGCCCGCCTGTTGGGAGCCGTGGAACGTTACGACAAGGCAGCTGTGGTTGGGTTCCATGGCATAGTTCTCAAATCCATAGTCAGGTCTTACTACCGAGATCGGATCGTATATCATTTTTCTCAATCACTGGAAACCGATCGGATCGTTCATATAGTTGGTACCGGCTGTGCTGCCTGGCATAGTGATCGATTTGAAGTAGGGCCAGAAGAAATTCCACAACCCAATATGACTGATATCTGGCTTGGGCGCCTTTGCCAACAAAAGAAAATTCCAGTTGTAGCCGTCGCCCATGCGACAGGATGGTTGAAGGCTCAACCGGTGTCCGATTCGATATTCAATCGCTTCGCCGACGATGACGGTCTCCCGACAAAATTGATAAATTCTCAGGAGGACTGGTTTCTGATGCCCCGTATCACTTCCGGTTGGCGGTTTCCAGCAACAGCTTAG
- the pheA gene encoding prephenate dehydratase translates to MTDRETKNQDNQTQTGDSPSSLSPLREKIDFIDERILELINQRLEIGEKVGEIKKQKGSQILDRTRERMVIERLFKLNPGPADESLIQYIFNVIITATREIQRPKTVGYLGPLASHSHIAALHYFNHCGEFIEQPGFFDIFNNIERKELHFGIVPVENSIEGAVNSTLDLFAEFDLEITAEHYEPVSHDLLSISGELKDVKTVYSHPQAIAQCKNWLKKHLPNAIVMETTSTSNAALMASKDDQIAAIASGKAAHFYNLLPVASKIQDRAGNITRFLVVGGDRPERTGNDKTSIMFATNHTPGALFRALSPVNRSGLNMVKLESRPTRHYNWSYHFFMDIEGHIQDEIVFQTIEQIRSQALYLKVLGSYPIFEKQEIPQ, encoded by the coding sequence ATGACAGACCGTGAGACCAAAAATCAAGACAATCAGACCCAAACCGGTGATAGTCCTTCCTCACTGTCTCCGCTTCGTGAGAAGATTGACTTTATTGATGAGCGCATTCTTGAACTGATCAACCAACGTCTTGAGATCGGTGAAAAAGTAGGAGAGATCAAAAAACAAAAAGGCAGTCAGATCCTGGATCGAACCCGGGAACGCATGGTGATCGAGCGGCTTTTTAAACTGAACCCCGGACCTGCGGATGAAAGTTTGATTCAGTATATTTTCAATGTAATCATTACGGCCACACGAGAAATCCAAAGGCCTAAAACCGTGGGGTATTTAGGCCCCCTTGCCAGTCATTCACATATTGCAGCCCTTCATTATTTCAACCACTGCGGGGAATTTATTGAACAGCCCGGTTTTTTTGATATTTTCAATAATATCGAACGAAAGGAACTTCATTTCGGTATTGTGCCTGTTGAAAACTCCATTGAAGGGGCTGTTAATTCTACACTGGATCTGTTTGCCGAATTTGATCTTGAAATTACGGCAGAGCATTATGAGCCTGTTTCCCATGATCTGCTGTCCATCTCAGGAGAACTCAAAGACGTTAAAACCGTTTACTCCCATCCCCAGGCCATTGCCCAGTGCAAAAACTGGTTGAAGAAACACCTGCCCAATGCCATAGTCATGGAGACCACATCCACCTCAAACGCGGCGCTCATGGCTTCAAAGGATGATCAGATTGCCGCCATTGCATCGGGCAAGGCCGCTCATTTTTATAACCTGCTGCCGGTGGCGTCAAAGATTCAGGATCGTGCCGGCAATATTACCCGGTTTCTTGTGGTCGGCGGAGATCGTCCGGAAAGAACAGGGAATGATAAAACATCTATTATGTTTGCAACAAATCACACCCCGGGTGCCCTTTTCAGGGCGCTTTCTCCTGTGAACAGATCCGGCCTGAATATGGTTAAGCTTGAATCCAGGCCCACACGTCACTATAACTGGAGCTATCATTTTTTCATGGATATAGAGGGTCACATCCAGGATGAAATTGTATTTCAAACCATTGAACAGATTCGAAGCCAGGCACTTTATTTAAAGGTGCTGGGATCGTACCCGATTTTTGAGAAACAGGAGATACCACAATGA
- the aroE gene encoding shikimate dehydrogenase gives MIDAATRLYCVFGNPVRHSKSPVIHNAAFKDKGVNAVYLAFEVQDAAGAVQAVRTLDILGASVTIPFKESIMEHLDWIDPTAQAIGAVNTIVNEGGVLKGYNTDCQAAVAPLIPFGISGKTVCIVGAGGAARAVAHGIAAQNGDIIITNRTEQKGQALAEVVGARFIPGNKMVDIQVDVVINTTSIGMTPNVDQISFSPEAIKSEMVVMDVVYTPLKTLLLETAEQKGCTTIDGLSMFIAQAAAQFELWTGMIPDMDLMRNIVIKN, from the coding sequence ATGATAGACGCCGCGACCCGGTTATATTGCGTCTTTGGAAATCCGGTCAGACACTCTAAAAGCCCTGTAATTCATAATGCCGCGTTTAAGGATAAGGGTGTCAATGCCGTTTACCTTGCCTTTGAGGTGCAGGATGCTGCAGGGGCGGTGCAGGCTGTGCGCACCTTGGATATCCTGGGTGCTTCGGTGACCATCCCCTTCAAAGAATCCATCATGGAACATCTTGACTGGATCGACCCCACAGCCCAGGCCATTGGTGCCGTAAATACCATAGTCAATGAAGGCGGCGTGCTAAAAGGCTATAATACAGATTGTCAGGCCGCTGTTGCCCCCCTTATCCCCTTTGGTATTTCAGGGAAAACCGTTTGTATTGTCGGGGCAGGCGGCGCAGCCCGGGCTGTCGCCCACGGTATTGCCGCCCAAAATGGGGATATCATCATCACCAATCGAACGGAACAAAAAGGCCAGGCCCTTGCAGAAGTCGTTGGCGCACGGTTTATTCCCGGTAACAAGATGGTGGACATCCAGGTGGATGTGGTAATCAACACCACAAGTATCGGCATGACCCCAAACGTTGACCAAATAAGCTTTTCGCCCGAAGCCATAAAATCTGAAATGGTTGTGATGGATGTGGTCTATACCCCATTGAAAACCCTGTTGCTTGAAACGGCAGAACAAAAGGGCTGCACAACCATCGACGGCTTGTCCATGTTTATTGCCCAGGCAGCCGCCCAGTTTGAATTATGGACAGGTATGATCCCTGATATGGATCTGATGCGGAACATTGTTATTAAAAATTAA